Below is a window of Dehalogenimonas sp. THU2 DNA.
CTATCTATGACCACTTCGGTGGTGCGCCTGGCCTGCATCTGCCGCCATTCGACGCTGAAAAAAGAAGCCCGCTATTGCTACGGTCTCAGCCTGGCGCCGGGTGGTGGCAAGATCTTGGAGATTCTGAATGAACTCGACGATACCTTCCTGCACGGTCCGGAAACCGGCGGCCTGGAAGTGCTGACGCCGGAGGAGGCCTTGGCAGCCTTCAGGAAACACGACGATGACGGCCTCTGCCATACCATCTGGACCTTTCAGACACCTTTCATCGGCGGCATCTGCAACTGCGACCGCGCGGATTGCCAGGCGCTTAATATCAGTCTGAACCTGAGAACCCCGGTGATGTTCCGCGCCGAATACCTCGCCCATATAGATGAAGACGCCTGCACCGGCTGCCGGGAATGCTTTAGTGTCTGCCACTTCGGCGCGCTGGAACACAGCCACACCTCGAAAATAACTCGGATCAACCCCCAGCAGTGCTACGGCTGCGGCGTCTGCCGCGCCGTCTGCCCCACCGGCGCCATCGAATTGTTCGATCGCATTTGATTCTATATTCCGTACAGCAT
It encodes the following:
- a CDS encoding 4Fe-4S binding protein, with protein sequence MCQFCHQHGEGKKWYLRAANYSEELLNDVKRRRYIEHFFRHPEGLPSGAANLTRLNKMPAIVRGMIIPVLVGRQKQHHYGQVLPLEDVADVLSMTTSVVRLACICRHSTLKKEARYCYGLSLAPGGGKILEILNELDDTFLHGPETGGLEVLTPEEALAAFRKHDDDGLCHTIWTFQTPFIGGICNCDRADCQALNISLNLRTPVMFRAEYLAHIDEDACTGCRECFSVCHFGALEHSHTSKITRINPQQCYGCGVCRAVCPTGAIELFDRI